In the Agrococcus sp. Marseille-Q4369 genome, one interval contains:
- a CDS encoding MBL fold metallo-hydrolase, whose translation MHPSETESESGRRGGAVRRRRQAVLERDVAPGIHRLQHASTNAYLIEDGGAVTLVDSLFPRSRPHLDAALAAIGRSIADVRALVLTHAHFDHLGMAEELQREGVPLWLHQGDARIARHPYRYRTANSRLWYPFRYPGSLPIFAAMTTVGALGVPGVRGTVPMEEGTVLDLPGSPRVVPTPGHTDGHVALHFPDRDAVISGDAIVTLDPHTTKTGPRVVAGAATVKPEVALRSLDALEDTGATIVLPGHGEVWRDGVRTAARAARAAGID comes from the coding sequence ATGCATCCCTCCGAGACCGAGTCCGAGAGCGGGCGCCGCGGGGGCGCCGTCCGCCGTCGCCGTCAGGCGGTCCTCGAGCGCGACGTCGCCCCGGGCATCCATCGCCTTCAGCACGCCTCGACGAACGCCTACCTGATCGAGGACGGCGGAGCGGTCACGCTCGTCGACTCGCTCTTCCCGCGCAGCCGGCCCCACCTCGACGCGGCGCTCGCCGCGATCGGGCGCTCGATCGCCGACGTGCGAGCGCTCGTGCTGACCCACGCGCACTTCGACCACCTCGGGATGGCGGAGGAGCTGCAGCGCGAGGGCGTGCCGCTGTGGCTGCACCAGGGCGACGCGCGCATCGCGCGGCATCCCTACCGCTACCGCACCGCGAACTCGCGGCTCTGGTACCCCTTCCGCTACCCGGGCTCGCTGCCGATCTTCGCCGCGATGACCACGGTGGGCGCGCTGGGCGTGCCCGGCGTGCGCGGCACCGTCCCGATGGAGGAGGGCACCGTGCTCGACCTGCCCGGCAGCCCGCGCGTCGTGCCGACGCCCGGGCACACCGACGGGCACGTCGCGCTGCACTTCCCCGACCGCGACGCGGTGATCAGCGGCGACGCGATCGTCACGCTCGACCCGCACACGACGAAGACCGGACCACGCGTCGTCGCCGGCGCCGCGACGGTCAAGCCCGAGGTCGCCCTCCGCTCGCTCGACGCGCTCGAGGACACGGGCGCGACGATCGTGCTGCCCGGGCACGGCGAAGTGTGGCGCGACGGCGTGCGCACGGCCGCGAGGGCGGCGAGGGCCGCCGGCATCGACTGA
- a CDS encoding TlyA family RNA methyltransferase — translation MADAIRLDQALVERGLARSRSQAQQRIAAGLVSVDGRGVVKASQKVPAGAEIAVSETDAWVSRAAHKLIAALDAFGVDASGRDALDAGASTGGFTQVLLARGARHVTALDVGHGQFQLDVSTHPITLLEGRNVRDLEPGSIEPAPSLVTADLSFISLALAIGPLVGVAATGADFVVLIKPQFEVGRTGVREGIVTDPALRAQAIERVLWAAWDAGLGTAGLIGSPIVGARGNLEYLAHLSASVGSNPTEWLDECVRLSKEAR, via the coding sequence GTGGCTGACGCCATCCGGCTCGATCAGGCGCTCGTCGAGCGCGGGCTCGCGCGCAGCCGCAGCCAGGCGCAGCAGCGCATCGCCGCCGGGCTCGTCTCGGTCGACGGCCGAGGCGTCGTCAAGGCGAGCCAGAAGGTGCCGGCCGGGGCCGAGATCGCCGTCTCCGAGACCGACGCGTGGGTGTCGCGCGCGGCGCACAAGCTCATCGCGGCGCTCGACGCGTTCGGGGTGGATGCGTCGGGTCGCGACGCGCTCGACGCGGGCGCGTCGACGGGCGGCTTCACCCAGGTGCTGCTCGCGCGCGGCGCTCGGCACGTCACGGCGCTCGACGTCGGGCACGGCCAGTTCCAGCTCGACGTGTCGACGCATCCGATCACCCTGCTCGAGGGGCGCAACGTGCGCGACCTCGAGCCGGGCTCGATCGAGCCCGCGCCGAGCCTCGTGACCGCCGACCTCTCGTTCATCTCGCTCGCGCTCGCGATCGGGCCGCTCGTCGGCGTCGCCGCGACCGGTGCCGACTTCGTCGTGCTCATCAAGCCGCAGTTCGAGGTGGGGCGCACGGGCGTGCGCGAGGGCATCGTCACCGACCCGGCGCTGCGCGCGCAGGCGATCGAGCGCGTGCTGTGGGCGGCGTGGGATGCGGGGCTCGGCACCGCGGGTCTCATCGGCAGCCCGATCGTGGGCGCGCGCGGCAACCTCGAGTACCTCGCGCACCTCTCGGCGAGCGTCGGGTCGAATCCGACAGAATGGCTGGACGAGTGCGTGCGGCTGTCGAAGGAGGCGCGGTGA
- the tyrS gene encoding tyrosine--tRNA ligase, which yields MRTVIDLAPIQLDPAFDNVWDELQYRGSVHVSTDPEALRALLGGGPITYYCGFDPTAPSLHLGNLAQLIIMRRLQLAGHKPLALVGGSTGLIGDPKPTAERQLNERETVAEWVTYLGEQMLRFLSDEGDNAVRLVNNLDWTGLLSTVDFLREVGKHFRVGTMLRKDAVASRMESDEGISYAEFSYQVLQGLDFRELFLRYGCIMQLGGSDQWGNLTAGTELIRKAEGVHAHALGSPLITDADGRKFGKSEGNAVWLDANLTTPYAMYQFWLNQDDAIVVQLLKSFTFLPSSRIAELERATVEAPFRREAQRELALQATAFIHGREATEQAIAASEALFGAGDLAALDAGTLAAAVGSLDRQATATDDAPVLQLLQETGLVDSLSEGRRAIAQGGVSVNNERIDDPAATLEGRLLHGRFAVLRRGKKTLAGVDAGA from the coding sequence ATTCGAACCGTGATCGACCTCGCTCCCATCCAGCTCGACCCCGCCTTCGACAACGTCTGGGACGAGCTGCAGTACCGCGGGAGCGTGCACGTCTCGACCGACCCGGAGGCGTTGCGCGCGCTGCTCGGCGGCGGCCCGATCACCTACTACTGCGGATTCGACCCGACCGCGCCGAGCCTGCATCTCGGGAACCTCGCGCAGCTGATCATCATGCGCCGGCTGCAGCTCGCTGGCCACAAGCCGCTCGCGCTCGTCGGCGGCTCGACGGGCCTGATCGGCGACCCGAAGCCCACCGCTGAGCGACAGCTCAACGAGCGGGAGACCGTCGCCGAGTGGGTCACGTACCTCGGCGAGCAGATGCTGCGCTTCCTCTCCGACGAGGGGGACAACGCCGTGCGGCTCGTGAACAACCTCGACTGGACAGGGCTCCTCTCGACGGTCGACTTCCTCCGCGAGGTCGGCAAGCACTTCCGGGTGGGCACGATGCTCCGCAAGGACGCGGTCGCCTCGCGCATGGAGTCCGACGAGGGCATCTCCTACGCCGAGTTCAGCTACCAGGTGCTGCAGGGGCTCGACTTCCGCGAGCTCTTCCTGCGCTACGGGTGCATCATGCAGCTCGGCGGCAGCGACCAGTGGGGCAACCTCACCGCGGGCACCGAGCTCATCCGCAAGGCCGAGGGCGTGCACGCGCACGCGCTCGGCTCGCCGCTCATCACGGATGCCGACGGCCGGAAGTTCGGCAAGAGCGAGGGCAACGCGGTGTGGCTCGACGCCAACCTGACGACGCCCTACGCGATGTACCAGTTCTGGCTCAACCAGGACGACGCGATCGTCGTCCAGCTGCTGAAGTCGTTCACCTTCCTGCCGTCCTCGCGGATCGCGGAGCTCGAGCGCGCAACGGTCGAGGCGCCGTTCCGACGCGAGGCGCAGCGCGAGCTCGCGCTGCAGGCGACGGCCTTCATCCACGGCCGCGAGGCGACCGAGCAGGCGATCGCCGCTTCCGAGGCGCTCTTCGGCGCCGGGGATCTCGCGGCGCTCGACGCCGGCACCCTCGCGGCGGCCGTCGGCTCGCTCGACCGGCAGGCCACCGCGACCGATGACGCGCCCGTGCTGCAGCTGCTGCAGGAGACGGGACTCGTCGACTCCCTCTCCGAGGGCCGACGCGCGATCGCTCAAGGCGGCGTCTCGGTCAACAACGAGCGCATCGACGACCCCGCCGCGACGCTCGAGGGCCGCTTGCTGCACGGGCGGTTCGCCGTGCTGCGCCGCGGCAAGAAGACGCTCGCGGGCGTCGACGCCGGCGCCTGA
- a CDS encoding HAD-IIA family hydrolase, with the protein MGLFKKAQPAATPIDGADYLYLDLDGVVYKGPHAIPHAVESIVATGLPAAYLTNNASRTDAEVAEHLRSFGLPVEPRDVVTSPQAAMLLLEPHLQPGDPVLVVGGAGIVVEIEARGWRVVRTAAEQPKAVVQGFHPTVGWNDLAEASFALARKPEHGGIPWIATNGDWTIPVAGGIAPGNGTLVSAVHTAVGRLAEFAGKPETPMFDVAAERFGARSPVMIGDRLDTDILGARRAGIRSITVLTGIDRGPSLIGADPTMRPDHVIEDLRDLQQPILPVRETLETSTRAVYFEVGRAAVRRSGIDITLVRAGDRPVDTVRAACAAVWSADRPVLGLRIADELLAL; encoded by the coding sequence ATGGGCCTGTTCAAGAAGGCGCAACCGGCGGCGACGCCCATCGATGGCGCCGACTACCTCTACCTCGACCTCGACGGCGTCGTCTACAAGGGACCGCACGCGATCCCGCACGCGGTCGAGAGCATCGTCGCGACGGGCCTGCCCGCGGCGTACCTCACCAACAACGCATCGCGCACCGACGCGGAGGTGGCGGAGCACCTGCGGTCGTTCGGCCTCCCGGTCGAGCCCCGCGACGTCGTGACGAGCCCGCAAGCCGCGATGCTGCTGCTCGAGCCGCACCTGCAGCCCGGAGACCCCGTGCTCGTCGTCGGCGGCGCCGGCATCGTGGTCGAGATCGAGGCCCGCGGGTGGCGCGTCGTGCGCACCGCGGCCGAGCAGCCGAAGGCGGTCGTGCAGGGCTTCCACCCGACCGTCGGCTGGAACGACCTCGCCGAGGCCTCGTTCGCGCTCGCGCGCAAGCCCGAGCACGGCGGCATCCCGTGGATCGCGACGAACGGCGACTGGACGATCCCCGTCGCCGGCGGCATCGCGCCGGGCAACGGCACGCTCGTCTCCGCAGTGCACACCGCAGTCGGCAGGCTCGCGGAGTTCGCGGGCAAGCCCGAGACGCCGATGTTCGACGTCGCCGCGGAGCGCTTCGGCGCCCGCTCGCCGGTCATGATCGGCGACCGCCTCGACACCGACATCCTCGGTGCGCGGAGGGCGGGCATCCGCTCGATCACCGTGCTGACCGGCATCGATCGCGGCCCGAGCCTCATCGGCGCCGACCCCACCATGCGGCCCGATCACGTGATCGAGGACCTGCGCGACCTCCAGCAGCCGATCCTCCCCGTGCGCGAGACGCTCGAGACGTCCACGCGCGCGGTGTACTTCGAGGTCGGCAGGGCAGCGGTGCGACGCTCCGGCATCGACATCACGCTCGTGCGCGCGGGCGATCGGCCGGTCGACACGGTCCGCGCGGCGTGCGCTGCCGTGTGGAGCGCCGACCGCCCCGTGCTGGGGCTGCGCATCGCCGACGAGCTGCTCGCCCTCTGA
- a CDS encoding NAD kinase has translation MNEAGDVAERRFLLAFHPGRAEAVESAVTIARRLLAAGVTPVVLSDDRPVLLEAEPALTAVEGWDREGHLEVELIMTLGGDGTILRAAELQRELDAPLLGINLGHVGFLAEAEVAESAEVVERALLRDYEVEQRLTLCVRVFRGDELVHETWAVNEAAIEKSGSGRMITTLLEIDSRAVSSFGTDAVLLSTPTGSTAYSFSAGGPIVWPTAEVLLLVPLGAHALFTRPLVVAPTSTMAVTIAEDSTHPAVLWCDSRRSFDLPQGSRVEATRDAKPLRLARLSKAPFADRLVAKFHLPVEGFRRKRQ, from the coding sequence GTGAACGAGGCGGGAGACGTGGCGGAGCGCCGCTTCCTGCTCGCGTTCCACCCCGGCCGCGCCGAGGCGGTCGAGAGCGCGGTCACGATCGCGCGACGGCTGCTCGCGGCGGGCGTGACGCCCGTCGTGCTCAGCGACGACCGGCCGGTGCTGCTCGAGGCGGAGCCGGCGCTCACCGCCGTGGAGGGCTGGGACCGCGAGGGGCACCTCGAGGTCGAGCTCATCATGACGCTCGGCGGCGACGGCACGATCCTGCGTGCGGCCGAGCTGCAGCGCGAGCTCGACGCGCCGCTGCTCGGCATCAACCTCGGCCACGTCGGCTTCCTCGCCGAGGCGGAGGTCGCCGAGTCGGCCGAGGTCGTCGAGCGGGCGCTGCTGCGCGACTACGAGGTCGAGCAGCGGCTCACGCTGTGCGTGCGCGTCTTCCGCGGCGACGAGCTCGTGCACGAGACGTGGGCGGTCAACGAGGCCGCGATCGAGAAGTCGGGCTCGGGTCGCATGATCACGACGCTGCTCGAGATCGACAGCCGAGCGGTGTCGTCGTTCGGCACCGACGCGGTGCTGCTGTCGACCCCGACGGGCTCGACCGCCTACTCCTTCTCCGCCGGCGGCCCGATCGTCTGGCCGACCGCCGAGGTGCTGCTGCTCGTGCCGCTCGGCGCGCACGCGCTCTTCACGCGGCCGCTCGTCGTCGCGCCGACCTCGACGATGGCGGTCACGATCGCCGAGGACTCGACGCACCCCGCGGTGCTGTGGTGCGACTCGCGCCGCTCGTTCGACCTGCCGCAGGGCTCGCGCGTCGAGGCGACCCGCGACGCGAAGCCGCTGCGGCTCGCGCGCCTGTCGAAGGCGCCGTTCGCCGACCGGCTCGTCGCGAAGTTCCACCTGCCGGTGGAGGGATTCCGGCGGAAGCGGCAGTGA
- a CDS encoding NAD-dependent epimerase/dehydratase family protein → MSETDPRRVLVLGGTRWLGRAIAQGHVERGADVTCLARGEAGSAPEGARLERADRDESDAYDGLSGEWDEVVDVSRIPRHARGALDALADRAAHWTFVSSVSAQRLEAPVGAYEDDDLVPESESEEDYGGAKAWIERVARERLGARLAIVRPGLIGGPGDGSDRFGYWVARLALAGDGPALVPARDQATETIDVRDLAAFLVDRAPAIDGVVNALGAERRLHALVASARGIAGHTGELVLATDEQLEAADVGHWAGPRALPLTLPASLEPHAQRSSARYRAAGGEHRPLEGMLADVLADEQGRGLDRPSANRLSRADELGVIDSLASTT, encoded by the coding sequence ATGAGCGAGACGGATCCCCGGCGGGTGCTGGTGCTCGGCGGCACGCGGTGGCTCGGCCGCGCGATCGCGCAGGGCCACGTCGAGCGCGGCGCCGACGTCACGTGCCTCGCGCGCGGCGAGGCCGGCTCGGCGCCCGAGGGCGCGCGCCTCGAGCGCGCCGATCGAGACGAGTCGGATGCGTACGACGGGCTCTCGGGGGAGTGGGACGAGGTCGTCGACGTCTCCCGCATCCCGCGGCACGCGCGCGGTGCGCTCGACGCGCTCGCGGATCGCGCCGCGCACTGGACGTTCGTCTCGTCGGTCTCCGCCCAGCGGCTCGAGGCGCCCGTCGGCGCCTACGAGGACGACGACCTCGTGCCGGAGTCGGAGTCGGAGGAGGACTACGGCGGCGCGAAGGCGTGGATCGAGCGCGTCGCCCGCGAGCGGCTCGGCGCGCGGCTCGCGATCGTGCGCCCCGGGCTCATCGGCGGGCCCGGCGACGGCAGCGATCGCTTCGGATACTGGGTCGCGCGGCTCGCGCTCGCGGGAGACGGCCCCGCGCTCGTGCCGGCGCGCGACCAGGCGACCGAGACGATCGACGTGCGCGACCTCGCCGCGTTCCTCGTCGACCGCGCCCCCGCGATCGACGGCGTCGTCAACGCCTTGGGCGCCGAGCGGCGGCTGCACGCGCTCGTCGCGTCCGCGCGCGGCATCGCCGGTCACACGGGCGAGCTCGTGCTCGCGACGGACGAGCAGCTCGAGGCGGCCGACGTCGGCCACTGGGCCGGGCCGCGCGCGCTGCCGCTCACGCTGCCCGCCTCGCTCGAGCCGCACGCGCAGCGCTCGAGCGCCCGCTACCGCGCGGCGGGCGGCGAGCACCGCCCGCTCGAGGGCATGCTCGCCGACGTGCTCGCCGACGAGCAGGGGCGCGGGCTCGACCGGCCGAGCGCCAACCGGCTCTCGCGCGCCGACGAGCTGGGCGTCATCGATTCGCTAGCCTCGACGACATGA